The following coding sequences are from one Paenibacillus sp. FSL R5-0912 window:
- the rpsR gene encoding 30S ribosomal protein S18, with translation MAFKPREGADNDKRPARRGGRNKRKKVCYFTVNKITHIDYKDTELLKKFISERGKILPRRVTGTSAKYQRALTIAVKRSRQIALLPYTTE, from the coding sequence ATGGCTTTTAAACCAAGAGAAGGTGCGGACAACGACAAAAGACCGGCACGTCGTGGTGGACGCAACAAGCGTAAAAAAGTGTGCTACTTCACTGTGAACAAGATTACTCACATTGACTATAAAGACACTGAGCTTCTTAAGAAGTTCATCAGCGAACGCGGAAAGATTTTGCCGCGTCGTGTAACTGGTACAAGTGCAAAATACCAACGCGCTCTGACCATTGCTGTAAAACGCTCGCGTCAAATCGCGCTGCTGCCTTAC
- the ssb gene encoding single-stranded DNA-binding protein produces the protein MLNRIILIGRLTRDPELRYTPAGVAVTQFTLAVDRNFTGQNGEREADFIPVVTWRQLAETCANYLRKGRLAAVEGRIQVRNYENNEGKRVYVTEVIADNVRFLESSQNREGGNAPSGGSTPEEPAFGGGGNGGNSARGNNNNFSRNNNTQDPFSGDGKPIDISDDDLPF, from the coding sequence TTGTTGAACCGTATCATTCTGATCGGTCGGTTGACCCGTGATCCGGAACTTCGTTATACTCCCGCTGGTGTTGCCGTAACGCAGTTTACGCTTGCCGTAGACCGCAACTTTACGGGCCAGAACGGTGAACGCGAAGCGGACTTTATCCCGGTAGTAACCTGGAGACAGCTGGCTGAGACCTGTGCCAATTACTTGCGCAAAGGACGACTGGCTGCCGTAGAAGGACGCATCCAAGTACGGAATTACGAGAATAATGAAGGTAAACGTGTATACGTCACTGAAGTTATTGCTGATAATGTCCGATTCCTGGAATCCTCGCAGAACCGTGAAGGCGGAAATGCACCAAGTGGTGGAAGTACTCCCGAAGAGCCTGCCTTTGGTGGCGGCGGTAACGGCGGTAACAGTGCACGCGGAAATAACAATAATTTCTCGCGTAACAACAATACTCAAGATCCTTTTTCGGGCGATGGAAAACCGATCGATATATCGGACGATGATTTGCCATTTTAA
- the rpsF gene encoding 30S ribosomal protein S6 produces MRKYEVMYIIRPDIEQEAVQAAVEKFQGIISNGGEITKHDVQGKRRLAYEIKKFRDGVYVLVNFNAEPAVVTELERLMKISDEVIRYLITNDVA; encoded by the coding sequence ATGCGCAAATATGAAGTCATGTACATTATTCGTCCTGACATTGAACAAGAAGCCGTTCAAGCAGCAGTCGAAAAATTCCAAGGCATCATCTCCAACGGCGGAGAAATTACAAAGCACGATGTGCAAGGTAAACGCCGTCTTGCGTATGAGATCAAGAAATTCCGTGATGGCGTTTATGTTTTGGTTAACTTCAATGCAGAACCTGCAGTAGTTACCGAATTGGAACGTCTCATGAAGATTTCCGACGAAGTAATTCGTTATCTCATTACGAACGACGTTGCCTAA